Within the Musa acuminata AAA Group cultivar baxijiao chromosome BXJ2-9, Cavendish_Baxijiao_AAA, whole genome shotgun sequence genome, the region CCTCCTCTTCCGCCCTAATCATCTTCGCCGACGACTCTTCTCCATCACCACCGCCTCCTCCACTCGGTGACCACCTCGTTGCAGGTGCTGACCTACACCTCGTGAGCAGAAGAGCATTTGGAGGTGGCGCCATCGATTCCACTTCGCAACGTCCGTTGCTCTCCTCTTCTACGGCCTCCTGTAGTTGGCGATTGTCTTTCCTCTCCTCTTCATCTTCGTCTTCCTCTTCACTGGTGCAGTCCGCTGGGGCACGGAACGAACCGAAGCACCTGGCGCCAAAGCGGAGGCCTCGGAGGGCGCCAAGGAAGTGCATGGCGTCCTTCTTGAGGCCGAACATCTCGAGCCAGTTCCtgtcacagccgccgccgctgcgtcTGGGCGTTGGTCTCGCCTTGGCCCTTACCTTGATCTGGCCGGCGCAGGTGACCTTGGGCGAGGCCGGCTCGTCGAGCTCCGCCGAGTTCAAGTGCTTGGCCTTGGCCTTAAAGAGGGGGCTCGCCCGGCCACGGCCGGTGTGCCTCGTCGGAGGGCGCCTGCCGGATTCCGTGTGCCGGGATGGACCACTTATAGTCTTTGGCATCAGCGGCAGATGAGCTCTTGATGGAAAGCAGACCAAAAGGTCTGTTgagactcctcttcctcctcccaggCTTCCTTTcatggcctctctctctctctctctctctctctctcgcgtttATGCCCTTTGATTTGCTGCTCTGTTTCTGAGGAAGGCAAAGTGTGGATTAAAAGGGAGGGCTAAACCAGCTTTACTTTCTTGCTTTGGCCGCCAGTATTGTCGTCTATCTTcatgttttctttctttatttccttCAGCTTTTGGGTGGTGATCATCGAGAGGGTTACTGTTCAGGAACTCGCCATTTGGATGTTAGATAATAATAAGTAGGTACATTACATCATTCAATCAAAAGAACTAACTTTATAGTTAAGAATTGAGATGGAGACTTGAGATTACTATAAAAATCTAACTATTTGGAGAAGTGATCTTAGTGCACTGATTTAAGCCATTAGTTAAATGCAATCTTATGCTTCAAGCAATACACTCTTCTCATGGTGTAATGATTAAGGGAAACAATATATCAAATCCATATCTAACTGCAGCAATCATTTATTTGTAAGGTTCTTCACCCTCCCATCATTCCAAGTTCCAAACAGCGATGTCAATCAGGCGGGATGGGGAGCCAGAAATGCTTCCTCGTCGTCTTCGTTATGGTCTCATTCTGTATTTTGATAAGACAGGGACGAAGATAGAAAATCCCCATCGGCGGCGAAGACCATATCATTTTAATTAATtcattcaattaaaaaaaaaccatCCTAATATCACCTACGATCGGAGATTAGGTGTCTGCAACATGTTACTGTTGAGAGATATTTCATTTGATTCAATTGAATCAAATAATTTCTAATTAAATCATGATCAATTCGATCGAGGTTGATCCAATCTAATTTGAATAACGTAAGCATGACCTACTTAGTGTCTGGGCCTAACATCTCAACTCACGTATTAATGGATCGGGTATAAGAATAACTACGGACTAGAGAGTGCTCTACCTATCCTCGCTCCACATTTGTACGCTAATATAAAATACCTTTCATCTCcatttatttttcctatcatCATCCCATTAGGAACATTTTATGAACATAATTGACAttctagaaaataaaaaatagtactttttcttataataatatagTGGTTAAGGAGCTCAACTCTCGTCGAATGACAAACCAAACCAGAACGAATGCAGATTCCTTGCAAATTGATTCAGCCAAACACCACACTTTAGCTCTTTTGTTATCATAGTTTAAGAAAGGAAGCCTAACTCAAAAGAGGTCACCATCATTCTCCTATTGAGAAGCAAGTAGTTCATCTCATTGGGTTCAGTGCGTTACCACCCGATCTGATGAAGCAATTAATCCATT harbors:
- the LOC135622990 gene encoding uncharacterized protein LOC135622990, with the protein product MKGSLGGGRGVSTDLLVCFPSRAHLPLMPKTISGPSRHTESGRRPPTRHTGRGRASPLFKAKAKHLNSAELDEPASPKVTCAGQIKVRAKARPTPRRSGGGCDRNWLEMFGLKKDAMHFLGALRGLRFGARCFGSFRAPADCTSEEEDEDEEERKDNRQLQEAVEEESNGRCEVESMAPPPNALLLTRCRSAPATRWSPSGGGGGDGEESSAKMIRAEEEGVVLPNYAHGFPKVSSEIAKESWVEVRMNLPVRSRSWKR